Proteins encoded together in one Triticum dicoccoides isolate Atlit2015 ecotype Zavitan chromosome 7B, WEW_v2.0, whole genome shotgun sequence window:
- the LOC119337067 gene encoding choline/ethanolaminephosphotransferase 1-like isoform X2, which translates to MGFMFLLTSSLLSYIYSPHLDTAPPRWVHLAHGILLFLYQTFDAVDGKQARRTSSSSPLGELFDHGCDALACAFEALALGSTLMCGRLTFCYWVVAAVPFYLATWEHYFTNTLILPVINGPTEGLMLIYVSHLFTFFTGAEWWAQDFRKSLPLISLVPLPFVPEIPLYVIVLILMITFAVIPTVGSNIGNVQKVVDARKGSMELALAMLLPFIALLAGVAVWCYLSPSDIMRNQPHLLVIGTGSAFGYLVGRMILAHLCDEPKGLKTGMCMALVFLPFAIANALTAKINNGTPLADELLVILLYCATSVGLYMHLAISVCHEIKDALGIYCFRIARKEA; encoded by the exons ATGGGATTTATGTTTCTACTTACATCTTCGCTGCTTAGCTAT ATTTATTCACCCCACCTTGACACAGCTCCCCCTCGGTGGGTCCATCTTGCCCATGGAATACTTCTCTTCTTGTACCAG ACTTTTGATGCCGTTGATGGTAAACAAGCAAGGCGCACCAGCTCATCAAGTCCTCTAGGAGAACTTTTTGATCATG GATGTGATGCCCTTGCCTGCGCT TTTGAAGCCTTGGCCCTTGGAAGCACCTTGATGTGTGGAAGGTTGACATTCTGTTACTGGGTGGTTGCTGCTGTCCCATTTTATCTGGCAACATGGGAACA CTACTTTACAAATACTCTTATTCTTCCTGTAATAAATGGACCAACGGAAGGCCTGATGCTGATCTATGTCTCCCACCTTTTTACCTTTTTTACTG GTGCTGAATGGTGGGCGCAAGATTTTCGGAAATCCCTCCCTCTTATTAGTTTGGTTCCACTTCCATTTGTTCCAG AAATCCCCTTATATGTTATCGTGCTGATTCTGATGATCACGTTTGCTGTAATCCCAACAGTTGGATCCAA TATTGGTAATGTCCAAAAAGTTGTTGATGCACGGAAAGGGAGCATGGAATTAGCATTGGCAATG CTCCTTCCATTTATTGCGCTGTTGGCTGGAGTTGCTGTCTG GTGTTATCTCTCTCCTTCAGATATCATGAGGAACCAGCCACATCTGCTTGTGATCGGAACTGGTTCTGCCTTTGGATATTTGGTT GGAAGGATGATACTTGCTCATTTATGTGACGAGCCCAAAGGTCTAAAAACAGGAATGTGCATG GCTCTGGTGTTTCTTCCATTTGCTATTGCAAATGCTCTCACCGCCAAGATTAACAATGG GACCCCTTTGGCTGATGAGCTTTTGGTTATTCTTCTGTACTGTGCAACCTCAG TGGGTCTTTACATGCATCTTGCCATTTCGGTTTGTCATGAAATCAAGGATGCTCTTGGAATCTATTGCTTCAG GATAGCCAGAAAAGAGGCTTGA